From one Rhopalosiphum padi isolate XX-2018 chromosome 2, ASM2088224v1, whole genome shotgun sequence genomic stretch:
- the LOC132922966 gene encoding phosphatidylinositol-binding clathrin assembly protein LAP isoform X8: MAGQTIQDRLLAARHSLAGQGLAKSVCKATTEELIGPKKKHLDYLIHCTNEPNVSIPQLANLLIERSQNASWVVVFKSLITVHHLMCYGNERFTQYLASSNSSFQLSNFLDKSSLQGPVGVRSGYDMSPFIRRYSKYLNEKALSYRTVAFDFCKVKRSKEDGVLRTMNSEKLLKTLPVLQSQLDALLEFDCSAADLTNGVINMAFMLLFRDLIRLFAGYNDSIINLLEKYFDMNKKQCRDALDLYKKFLIRMDRVGEFLKVAENVGIDKGEIPDLTKAPSSLLDALEQHLASIEGKKSAANTPTQATSTHRTDVKTGVSALSSTSSSFGTIAQQADGVEESLKQAVLAEEEAVLNQYKAKVNSPVNGTIASVNNPFLVSSEPIVDLFSCPAPATQMSTKASDDLLQLSNPFADMFSTPMTGSQTNASNDMSSPLANNWMSNGFNTNTSNAFVDDKSFTSVFGQPESNQSCPAPTTTGAPDSGNKKVLTGDLDSSLASLAENLTINKVTQPPPVQWNSPKNTPKPGNGQPGMGWSPQPMAATTGANYRPMGQGMMSNPSPFVSTYGPMGVQPSCIGGSAVGGGNLGMTTPSSSQTSQPQPVLDPFGL, translated from the exons acttgATTCACTGTACTAATGAACCAAATGTGTCAATTCCTCAACTTGCCAATCTATTAATTGAACGGTCACAAAATGCCAGTTGGGTCGtagtatttaaatcattaatcacAGTTCATCATTTAATGTGTTATGGGAACGAG agattTACACAATATTTGGCATCCAGTAATAGTTCCTTTCAACTTAGCAATTTTTTGGATAAAAGCAGTTTACAAg GACCTGTCGGAGTACGATCTG gttatgATATGTCACCATTTATTAGACGTTATTCTAAATACTTAAATGAAAAAGCTTTATCTTATCGTACCGTGGCTTTTGATTTTTGTAAAGTTAAAAgaag CAAAGAAGATGGTGTACTGCGCACCATGAATTCAGAAAAATTATTGAAGACTTTACCAGTCTTACAGTCACAACTGGATGCATTACTTGAGTTTGATTGTTCTGCTGCTGATCTCACAAATGGTGTAATTAACATGGCATTCATGTTGTTATTTCGTGATCTTATCAGATTATTTGCTGGTTATAATGATAGTATCATTAAtcttttag aaaaatattttgatatgaaTAAAAAGCAATGTCGGGATGCTTTAGATTTATACAAAAAGTTTCTCATTAGAATGGATCGTGTAGGCGAATTTCTCAAAGTGGCAGAAAATGTTGGAATCGACAAGGGTGAAATACCGGATCTGACTAAA gcTCCGAGTAGCTTATTGGATGCATTAGAACAACATTTAGCTTCTATCGAAGGCAAAAAATCTGCAGCAAACACTCCCACACAAGCAACAAG CACTCATCGGACAGATGTAAAGACTGGTGTATCTGCCCTTTCTTCCACTAGCAGCTCTTTTGGAACAATTGCTCAGCAAGCGGATGGAGTTGAGGAGTCATTGAAGCAAGCTGTTTTGGCTGAAGAAGAAGCtgttttaaatcaatacaaG GCCAAAGTCAACAGCCCTGTGAATGGTACAATCGCTTCAGTCAACAATCCGTTTTTAGTTTCATCTGAGCCTATTGTAGACTTGTTTTCATGTCCAGCTCCAGCTACACAG ATGTCAACCAAAGCTTCTGACGATTTACTTCAATTAAGTAATCCATTTGCTGACATGTTTTCAACTCCTATGACAGGATCACAAACAAATGCTTCAAATGATATGTCTTCTCCTCTTGCTAACAACTGGATGAGCAATggatttaatacaaatactagCAATGCATTCGTTGATGATAAATCATTTACATCTGTTTTTGGTCAACCTGAATCTAACCAATCATGTCCTGCTCCCACTACTacag gtGCACCTGATTCAGGTAATAAGAAGGTATTAACTGGAGATTTAGATAGCAGTTTAGCATCATTAGCAGAAAATCTTACCATCAATAAAGTCACACAACCGCCACC agttcAATGGAATTCTCCTAAAAATACTCCAAAACCTGGTAATGGTCAACCAGGAATGGGTTGGAGCCCTCAGCCTATGGCTGCTACAACTGGTGCAAATTATCGACCAATG GGTCAAGGAATGATGTCCAACCCTTCACCATTTGTATCAACATATGGTCCAATG GGTGTACAACCCAGCTGTATTGGTGGTAGTGCAGTAGGTGGTGGTAATCTTGGAATGACTACTCCTTCCAGTTCTCAGACCTCTCAACCACAGCCTGTCTTAGATCCTTTTGGTTTATAA
- the LOC132922966 gene encoding phosphatidylinositol-binding clathrin assembly protein LAP isoform X2 has product MAGQTIQDRLLAARHSLAGQGLAKSVCKATTEELIGPKKKHLDYLIHCTNEPNVSIPQLANLLIERSQNASWVVVFKSLITVHHLMCYGNERFTQYLASSNSSFQLSNFLDKSSLQGYDMSPFIRRYSKYLNEKALSYRTVAFDFCKVKRSKEDGVLRTMNSEKLLKTLPVLQSQLDALLEFDCSAADLTNGVINMAFMLLFRDLIRLFAGYNDSIINLLEKYFDMNKKQCRDALDLYKKFLIRMDRVGEFLKVAENVGIDKGEIPDLTKAPSSLLDALEQHLASIEGKKSAANTPTQATSTHRTDVKTGVSALSSTSSSFGTIAQQADGVEESLKQAVLAEEEAVLNQYKAKVNSPVNGTIASVNNPFLVSSEPIVDLFSCPAPATQMSTKASDDLLQLSNPFADMFSTPMTGSQTNASNDMSSPLANNWMSNGFNTNTSNAFVDDKSFTSVFGQPESNQSCPAPTTTAACSGTSFITSNVFSDSNIFESSPPSIEKSQSRKSSGASIPPPRPPPPSTSLPSSNPDPNPVLDLAADIFLPQSVPQPIYGSPGKTDLAALASGAPDSGNKKVLTGDLDSSLASLAENLTINKVTQPPPVQWNSPKNTPKPGNGQPGMGWSPQPMAATTGANYRPMGQGMMSNPSPFVSTYGPMGVQPSCIGGSAVGGGNLGMTTPSSSQTSQPQPVLDPFGL; this is encoded by the exons acttgATTCACTGTACTAATGAACCAAATGTGTCAATTCCTCAACTTGCCAATCTATTAATTGAACGGTCACAAAATGCCAGTTGGGTCGtagtatttaaatcattaatcacAGTTCATCATTTAATGTGTTATGGGAACGAG agattTACACAATATTTGGCATCCAGTAATAGTTCCTTTCAACTTAGCAATTTTTTGGATAAAAGCAGTTTACAAg gttatgATATGTCACCATTTATTAGACGTTATTCTAAATACTTAAATGAAAAAGCTTTATCTTATCGTACCGTGGCTTTTGATTTTTGTAAAGTTAAAAgaag CAAAGAAGATGGTGTACTGCGCACCATGAATTCAGAAAAATTATTGAAGACTTTACCAGTCTTACAGTCACAACTGGATGCATTACTTGAGTTTGATTGTTCTGCTGCTGATCTCACAAATGGTGTAATTAACATGGCATTCATGTTGTTATTTCGTGATCTTATCAGATTATTTGCTGGTTATAATGATAGTATCATTAAtcttttag aaaaatattttgatatgaaTAAAAAGCAATGTCGGGATGCTTTAGATTTATACAAAAAGTTTCTCATTAGAATGGATCGTGTAGGCGAATTTCTCAAAGTGGCAGAAAATGTTGGAATCGACAAGGGTGAAATACCGGATCTGACTAAA gcTCCGAGTAGCTTATTGGATGCATTAGAACAACATTTAGCTTCTATCGAAGGCAAAAAATCTGCAGCAAACACTCCCACACAAGCAACAAG CACTCATCGGACAGATGTAAAGACTGGTGTATCTGCCCTTTCTTCCACTAGCAGCTCTTTTGGAACAATTGCTCAGCAAGCGGATGGAGTTGAGGAGTCATTGAAGCAAGCTGTTTTGGCTGAAGAAGAAGCtgttttaaatcaatacaaG GCCAAAGTCAACAGCCCTGTGAATGGTACAATCGCTTCAGTCAACAATCCGTTTTTAGTTTCATCTGAGCCTATTGTAGACTTGTTTTCATGTCCAGCTCCAGCTACACAG ATGTCAACCAAAGCTTCTGACGATTTACTTCAATTAAGTAATCCATTTGCTGACATGTTTTCAACTCCTATGACAGGATCACAAACAAATGCTTCAAATGATATGTCTTCTCCTCTTGCTAACAACTGGATGAGCAATggatttaatacaaatactagCAATGCATTCGTTGATGATAAATCATTTACATCTGTTTTTGGTCAACCTGAATCTAACCAATCATGTCCTGCTCCCACTACTacag CTGCGTGTTCTGGGACATCTTTTATCACCTCAAATGTTTTTTctgattcaaatatttttgaatcaagTCCTCCATCTATAGAAAAATCACAGTCCAGAAAATCTAGTGGGGCATCAATACCTCCACCAAGACCTCCTCCACCTTCTACTTCTCTTCCATCATCTAATCCTGATCCTAATCCTGTTTTGGATTTGGCAGCAGATATTTTTCTTCCTCAAAGTGTCCCTCAACCTATTTATGGATCTCCTGGCAAAACCGATTTGGCCGCACTTGCTtcag gtGCACCTGATTCAGGTAATAAGAAGGTATTAACTGGAGATTTAGATAGCAGTTTAGCATCATTAGCAGAAAATCTTACCATCAATAAAGTCACACAACCGCCACC agttcAATGGAATTCTCCTAAAAATACTCCAAAACCTGGTAATGGTCAACCAGGAATGGGTTGGAGCCCTCAGCCTATGGCTGCTACAACTGGTGCAAATTATCGACCAATG GGTCAAGGAATGATGTCCAACCCTTCACCATTTGTATCAACATATGGTCCAATG GGTGTACAACCCAGCTGTATTGGTGGTAGTGCAGTAGGTGGTGGTAATCTTGGAATGACTACTCCTTCCAGTTCTCAGACCTCTCAACCACAGCCTGTCTTAGATCCTTTTGGTTTATAA
- the LOC132922966 gene encoding phosphatidylinositol-binding clathrin assembly protein LAP isoform X1, with translation MAGQTIQDRLLAARHSLAGQGLAKSVCKATTEELIGPKKKHLDYLIHCTNEPNVSIPQLANLLIERSQNASWVVVFKSLITVHHLMCYGNERFTQYLASSNSSFQLSNFLDKSSLQGPVGVRSGYDMSPFIRRYSKYLNEKALSYRTVAFDFCKVKRSKEDGVLRTMNSEKLLKTLPVLQSQLDALLEFDCSAADLTNGVINMAFMLLFRDLIRLFAGYNDSIINLLEKYFDMNKKQCRDALDLYKKFLIRMDRVGEFLKVAENVGIDKGEIPDLTKAPSSLLDALEQHLASIEGKKSAANTPTQATSTHRTDVKTGVSALSSTSSSFGTIAQQADGVEESLKQAVLAEEEAVLNQYKAKVNSPVNGTIASVNNPFLVSSEPIVDLFSCPAPATQMSTKASDDLLQLSNPFADMFSTPMTGSQTNASNDMSSPLANNWMSNGFNTNTSNAFVDDKSFTSVFGQPESNQSCPAPTTTAACSGTSFITSNVFSDSNIFESSPPSIEKSQSRKSSGASIPPPRPPPPSTSLPSSNPDPNPVLDLAADIFLPQSVPQPIYGSPGKTDLAALASGAPDSGNKKVLTGDLDSSLASLAENLTINKVTQPPPVQWNSPKNTPKPGNGQPGMGWSPQPMAATTGANYRPMGQGMMSNPSPFVSTYGPMGVQPSCIGGSAVGGGNLGMTTPSSSQTSQPQPVLDPFGL, from the exons acttgATTCACTGTACTAATGAACCAAATGTGTCAATTCCTCAACTTGCCAATCTATTAATTGAACGGTCACAAAATGCCAGTTGGGTCGtagtatttaaatcattaatcacAGTTCATCATTTAATGTGTTATGGGAACGAG agattTACACAATATTTGGCATCCAGTAATAGTTCCTTTCAACTTAGCAATTTTTTGGATAAAAGCAGTTTACAAg GACCTGTCGGAGTACGATCTG gttatgATATGTCACCATTTATTAGACGTTATTCTAAATACTTAAATGAAAAAGCTTTATCTTATCGTACCGTGGCTTTTGATTTTTGTAAAGTTAAAAgaag CAAAGAAGATGGTGTACTGCGCACCATGAATTCAGAAAAATTATTGAAGACTTTACCAGTCTTACAGTCACAACTGGATGCATTACTTGAGTTTGATTGTTCTGCTGCTGATCTCACAAATGGTGTAATTAACATGGCATTCATGTTGTTATTTCGTGATCTTATCAGATTATTTGCTGGTTATAATGATAGTATCATTAAtcttttag aaaaatattttgatatgaaTAAAAAGCAATGTCGGGATGCTTTAGATTTATACAAAAAGTTTCTCATTAGAATGGATCGTGTAGGCGAATTTCTCAAAGTGGCAGAAAATGTTGGAATCGACAAGGGTGAAATACCGGATCTGACTAAA gcTCCGAGTAGCTTATTGGATGCATTAGAACAACATTTAGCTTCTATCGAAGGCAAAAAATCTGCAGCAAACACTCCCACACAAGCAACAAG CACTCATCGGACAGATGTAAAGACTGGTGTATCTGCCCTTTCTTCCACTAGCAGCTCTTTTGGAACAATTGCTCAGCAAGCGGATGGAGTTGAGGAGTCATTGAAGCAAGCTGTTTTGGCTGAAGAAGAAGCtgttttaaatcaatacaaG GCCAAAGTCAACAGCCCTGTGAATGGTACAATCGCTTCAGTCAACAATCCGTTTTTAGTTTCATCTGAGCCTATTGTAGACTTGTTTTCATGTCCAGCTCCAGCTACACAG ATGTCAACCAAAGCTTCTGACGATTTACTTCAATTAAGTAATCCATTTGCTGACATGTTTTCAACTCCTATGACAGGATCACAAACAAATGCTTCAAATGATATGTCTTCTCCTCTTGCTAACAACTGGATGAGCAATggatttaatacaaatactagCAATGCATTCGTTGATGATAAATCATTTACATCTGTTTTTGGTCAACCTGAATCTAACCAATCATGTCCTGCTCCCACTACTacag CTGCGTGTTCTGGGACATCTTTTATCACCTCAAATGTTTTTTctgattcaaatatttttgaatcaagTCCTCCATCTATAGAAAAATCACAGTCCAGAAAATCTAGTGGGGCATCAATACCTCCACCAAGACCTCCTCCACCTTCTACTTCTCTTCCATCATCTAATCCTGATCCTAATCCTGTTTTGGATTTGGCAGCAGATATTTTTCTTCCTCAAAGTGTCCCTCAACCTATTTATGGATCTCCTGGCAAAACCGATTTGGCCGCACTTGCTtcag gtGCACCTGATTCAGGTAATAAGAAGGTATTAACTGGAGATTTAGATAGCAGTTTAGCATCATTAGCAGAAAATCTTACCATCAATAAAGTCACACAACCGCCACC agttcAATGGAATTCTCCTAAAAATACTCCAAAACCTGGTAATGGTCAACCAGGAATGGGTTGGAGCCCTCAGCCTATGGCTGCTACAACTGGTGCAAATTATCGACCAATG GGTCAAGGAATGATGTCCAACCCTTCACCATTTGTATCAACATATGGTCCAATG GGTGTACAACCCAGCTGTATTGGTGGTAGTGCAGTAGGTGGTGGTAATCTTGGAATGACTACTCCTTCCAGTTCTCAGACCTCTCAACCACAGCCTGTCTTAGATCCTTTTGGTTTATAA
- the LOC132922966 gene encoding phosphatidylinositol-binding clathrin assembly protein LAP isoform X6, translating to MAGQTIQDRLLAARHSLAGQGLAKSVCKATTEELIGPKKKHLDYLIHCTNEPNVSIPQLANLLIERSQNASWVVVFKSLITVHHLMCYGNERFTQYLASSNSSFQLSNFLDKSSLQGPVGVRSGYDMSPFIRRYSKYLNEKALSYRTVAFDFCKVKRSKEDGVLRTMNSEKLLKTLPVLQSQLDALLEFDCSAADLTNGVINMAFMLLFRDLIRLFAGYNDSIINLLEKYFDMNKKQCRDALDLYKKFLIRMDRVGEFLKVAENVGIDKGEIPDLTKAPSSLLDALEQHLASIEGKKSAANTPTQATSTHRTDVKTGVSALSSTSSSFGTIAQQADGVEESLKQAVLAEEEAVLNQYKAKVNSPVNGTIASVNNPFLVSSEPIVDLFSCPAPATQMSTKASDDLLQLSNPFADMFSTPMTGSQTNASNDMSSPLANNWMSNGFNTNTSNAFVDDKSFTSVFGQPESNQSCPAPTTTAACSGTSFITSNVFSDSNIFESSPPSIEKSQSRKSSGASIPPPRPPPPSTSLPSSNPDPNPVLDLAADIFLPQSVPQPIYGSPGKTDLAALASGAPDSGNKKVLTGDLDSSLASLAENLTINKVTQPPPVQWNSPKNTPKPGNGQPGMGWSPQPMAATTGANYRPMGQGMMSNPSPFVSTYGPMEINWD from the exons acttgATTCACTGTACTAATGAACCAAATGTGTCAATTCCTCAACTTGCCAATCTATTAATTGAACGGTCACAAAATGCCAGTTGGGTCGtagtatttaaatcattaatcacAGTTCATCATTTAATGTGTTATGGGAACGAG agattTACACAATATTTGGCATCCAGTAATAGTTCCTTTCAACTTAGCAATTTTTTGGATAAAAGCAGTTTACAAg GACCTGTCGGAGTACGATCTG gttatgATATGTCACCATTTATTAGACGTTATTCTAAATACTTAAATGAAAAAGCTTTATCTTATCGTACCGTGGCTTTTGATTTTTGTAAAGTTAAAAgaag CAAAGAAGATGGTGTACTGCGCACCATGAATTCAGAAAAATTATTGAAGACTTTACCAGTCTTACAGTCACAACTGGATGCATTACTTGAGTTTGATTGTTCTGCTGCTGATCTCACAAATGGTGTAATTAACATGGCATTCATGTTGTTATTTCGTGATCTTATCAGATTATTTGCTGGTTATAATGATAGTATCATTAAtcttttag aaaaatattttgatatgaaTAAAAAGCAATGTCGGGATGCTTTAGATTTATACAAAAAGTTTCTCATTAGAATGGATCGTGTAGGCGAATTTCTCAAAGTGGCAGAAAATGTTGGAATCGACAAGGGTGAAATACCGGATCTGACTAAA gcTCCGAGTAGCTTATTGGATGCATTAGAACAACATTTAGCTTCTATCGAAGGCAAAAAATCTGCAGCAAACACTCCCACACAAGCAACAAG CACTCATCGGACAGATGTAAAGACTGGTGTATCTGCCCTTTCTTCCACTAGCAGCTCTTTTGGAACAATTGCTCAGCAAGCGGATGGAGTTGAGGAGTCATTGAAGCAAGCTGTTTTGGCTGAAGAAGAAGCtgttttaaatcaatacaaG GCCAAAGTCAACAGCCCTGTGAATGGTACAATCGCTTCAGTCAACAATCCGTTTTTAGTTTCATCTGAGCCTATTGTAGACTTGTTTTCATGTCCAGCTCCAGCTACACAG ATGTCAACCAAAGCTTCTGACGATTTACTTCAATTAAGTAATCCATTTGCTGACATGTTTTCAACTCCTATGACAGGATCACAAACAAATGCTTCAAATGATATGTCTTCTCCTCTTGCTAACAACTGGATGAGCAATggatttaatacaaatactagCAATGCATTCGTTGATGATAAATCATTTACATCTGTTTTTGGTCAACCTGAATCTAACCAATCATGTCCTGCTCCCACTACTacag CTGCGTGTTCTGGGACATCTTTTATCACCTCAAATGTTTTTTctgattcaaatatttttgaatcaagTCCTCCATCTATAGAAAAATCACAGTCCAGAAAATCTAGTGGGGCATCAATACCTCCACCAAGACCTCCTCCACCTTCTACTTCTCTTCCATCATCTAATCCTGATCCTAATCCTGTTTTGGATTTGGCAGCAGATATTTTTCTTCCTCAAAGTGTCCCTCAACCTATTTATGGATCTCCTGGCAAAACCGATTTGGCCGCACTTGCTtcag gtGCACCTGATTCAGGTAATAAGAAGGTATTAACTGGAGATTTAGATAGCAGTTTAGCATCATTAGCAGAAAATCTTACCATCAATAAAGTCACACAACCGCCACC agttcAATGGAATTCTCCTAAAAATACTCCAAAACCTGGTAATGGTCAACCAGGAATGGGTTGGAGCCCTCAGCCTATGGCTGCTACAACTGGTGCAAATTATCGACCAATG GGTCAAGGAATGATGTCCAACCCTTCACCATTTGTATCAACATATGGTCCAATG GAAATAAACTGGGACTGA
- the LOC132922966 gene encoding phosphatidylinositol-binding clathrin assembly protein LAP isoform X4, protein MAGQTIQDRLLAARHSLAGQGLAKSVCKATTEELIGPKKKHLDYLIHCTNEPNVSIPQLANLLIERSQNASWVVVFKSLITVHHLMCYGNERFTQYLASSNSSFQLSNFLDKSSLQGPVGVRSGYDMSPFIRRYSKYLNEKALSYRTVAFDFCKVKRSKEDGVLRTMNSEKLLKTLPVLQSQLDALLEFDCSAADLTNGVINMAFMLLFRDLIRLFAGYNDSIINLLEKYFDMNKKQCRDALDLYKKFLIRMDRVGEFLKVAENVGIDKGEIPDLTKAPSSLLDALEQHLASIEGKKSAANTPTQATSTHRTDVKTGVSALSSTSSSFGTIAQQADGVEESLKQAVLAEEEAVLNQYKAKVNSPVNGTIASVNNPFLVSSEPIVDLFSCPAPATQMSTKASDDLLQLSNPFADMFSTPMTGSQTNASNDMSSPLANNWMSNGFNTNTSNAFVDDKSFTSVFGQPESNQSCPAPTTTAACSGTSFITSNVFSDSNIFESSPPSIEKSQSRKSSGASIPPPRPPPPSTSLPSSNPDPNPVLDLAADIFLPQSVPQPIYGSPGKTDLAALASGAPDSGNKKVLTGDLDSSLASLAENLTINKVTQPPPVQWNSPKNTPKPGNGQPGMGWSPQPMAATTGANYRPMGVQPSCIGGSAVGGGNLGMTTPSSSQTSQPQPVLDPFGL, encoded by the exons acttgATTCACTGTACTAATGAACCAAATGTGTCAATTCCTCAACTTGCCAATCTATTAATTGAACGGTCACAAAATGCCAGTTGGGTCGtagtatttaaatcattaatcacAGTTCATCATTTAATGTGTTATGGGAACGAG agattTACACAATATTTGGCATCCAGTAATAGTTCCTTTCAACTTAGCAATTTTTTGGATAAAAGCAGTTTACAAg GACCTGTCGGAGTACGATCTG gttatgATATGTCACCATTTATTAGACGTTATTCTAAATACTTAAATGAAAAAGCTTTATCTTATCGTACCGTGGCTTTTGATTTTTGTAAAGTTAAAAgaag CAAAGAAGATGGTGTACTGCGCACCATGAATTCAGAAAAATTATTGAAGACTTTACCAGTCTTACAGTCACAACTGGATGCATTACTTGAGTTTGATTGTTCTGCTGCTGATCTCACAAATGGTGTAATTAACATGGCATTCATGTTGTTATTTCGTGATCTTATCAGATTATTTGCTGGTTATAATGATAGTATCATTAAtcttttag aaaaatattttgatatgaaTAAAAAGCAATGTCGGGATGCTTTAGATTTATACAAAAAGTTTCTCATTAGAATGGATCGTGTAGGCGAATTTCTCAAAGTGGCAGAAAATGTTGGAATCGACAAGGGTGAAATACCGGATCTGACTAAA gcTCCGAGTAGCTTATTGGATGCATTAGAACAACATTTAGCTTCTATCGAAGGCAAAAAATCTGCAGCAAACACTCCCACACAAGCAACAAG CACTCATCGGACAGATGTAAAGACTGGTGTATCTGCCCTTTCTTCCACTAGCAGCTCTTTTGGAACAATTGCTCAGCAAGCGGATGGAGTTGAGGAGTCATTGAAGCAAGCTGTTTTGGCTGAAGAAGAAGCtgttttaaatcaatacaaG GCCAAAGTCAACAGCCCTGTGAATGGTACAATCGCTTCAGTCAACAATCCGTTTTTAGTTTCATCTGAGCCTATTGTAGACTTGTTTTCATGTCCAGCTCCAGCTACACAG ATGTCAACCAAAGCTTCTGACGATTTACTTCAATTAAGTAATCCATTTGCTGACATGTTTTCAACTCCTATGACAGGATCACAAACAAATGCTTCAAATGATATGTCTTCTCCTCTTGCTAACAACTGGATGAGCAATggatttaatacaaatactagCAATGCATTCGTTGATGATAAATCATTTACATCTGTTTTTGGTCAACCTGAATCTAACCAATCATGTCCTGCTCCCACTACTacag CTGCGTGTTCTGGGACATCTTTTATCACCTCAAATGTTTTTTctgattcaaatatttttgaatcaagTCCTCCATCTATAGAAAAATCACAGTCCAGAAAATCTAGTGGGGCATCAATACCTCCACCAAGACCTCCTCCACCTTCTACTTCTCTTCCATCATCTAATCCTGATCCTAATCCTGTTTTGGATTTGGCAGCAGATATTTTTCTTCCTCAAAGTGTCCCTCAACCTATTTATGGATCTCCTGGCAAAACCGATTTGGCCGCACTTGCTtcag gtGCACCTGATTCAGGTAATAAGAAGGTATTAACTGGAGATTTAGATAGCAGTTTAGCATCATTAGCAGAAAATCTTACCATCAATAAAGTCACACAACCGCCACC agttcAATGGAATTCTCCTAAAAATACTCCAAAACCTGGTAATGGTCAACCAGGAATGGGTTGGAGCCCTCAGCCTATGGCTGCTACAACTGGTGCAAATTATCGACCAATG GGTGTACAACCCAGCTGTATTGGTGGTAGTGCAGTAGGTGGTGGTAATCTTGGAATGACTACTCCTTCCAGTTCTCAGACCTCTCAACCACAGCCTGTCTTAGATCCTTTTGGTTTATAA